In Deinococcus maricopensis DSM 21211, one genomic interval encodes:
- a CDS encoding manganese catalase family protein gives MFYHDNKLQYTVRVDTPDPRFARLLQQAIGGVEGEIRVMLQYLFQAWGNRGPTKYRDMLLETGTEEIGHVEMLATAVALNLEGAPASLQEQAATTNPIVGAIMGGMDPRQYLSAGMAALASDANGVPFDGSHVYASGNIAADMYSNVTAEATGRALACRLFELTDDPGMKDMLRFLIARDTMHQQQWLAVIEELGGHKGVLPIPNSFPDSEQVQDVAYDFFATGIEGVEPPAGRFTSGPSLDGKGEFRLRLAQPMGQEPKLAPPIPQAYAQTEQLLGADAMSADATTSVITTDPDDTK, from the coding sequence ATGTTCTACCACGACAACAAACTGCAGTACACCGTCCGCGTCGATACCCCCGACCCCCGCTTCGCCCGCCTCCTGCAACAGGCCATCGGCGGCGTCGAAGGCGAAATCCGCGTCATGCTGCAGTACCTCTTCCAGGCGTGGGGGAACCGCGGCCCCACCAAATACCGCGACATGCTCCTCGAAACCGGCACCGAGGAAATCGGCCACGTCGAGATGCTCGCCACCGCCGTCGCCCTGAACCTCGAAGGCGCCCCCGCCAGCCTGCAGGAACAGGCCGCCACCACCAACCCCATCGTCGGCGCCATCATGGGCGGCATGGACCCCCGCCAGTACCTCTCGGCGGGCATGGCCGCCCTCGCCAGCGACGCGAACGGCGTCCCCTTCGACGGCTCGCACGTGTACGCCAGCGGCAACATCGCCGCCGACATGTACTCGAACGTCACCGCCGAAGCGACCGGCCGCGCCCTCGCGTGCCGCCTGTTCGAACTCACCGACGACCCCGGCATGAAAGACATGCTGCGCTTCCTGATCGCCCGCGACACCATGCACCAGCAGCAGTGGCTCGCCGTCATCGAGGAACTCGGCGGGCACAAGGGCGTCCTGCCCATCCCCAACAGCTTCCCCGACAGTGAGCAGGTGCAGGACGTCGCCTACGACTTCTTCGCCACCGGCATTGAGGGCGTCGAACCGCCCGCCGGGCGGTTCACGAGCGGCCCGTCCCTCGACGGCAAAGGCGAATTCCGCCTGCGTCTCGCGCAGCCCATGGGGCAGGAGCCGAAACTCGCGCCGCCCATCCCGCAGGCGTACGCGCAGACCGAGCAGCTCCTGGGCGCCGACGCCATGAGCGCCGACGCGACCACCAGCGTCATCACCACCGACCCCGACGACACGAAATAA
- a CDS encoding sensor domain-containing diguanylate cyclase, with protein MPAAPRPENEYARLLDLARYDILDSAPEETFDRLTRLVARTLRAPAAIINFVDQYRQWGKSCFGTGDSTGPREHSFCAWTILSDDVMVVEDATQDARFADNPQVTGAPHIHLYAGAPLITPSGHRLGSICVIDSQPRTLDDDDRRALQDFAALIMDELEFRVRNKELQQEVGAQAQVMRELRRTATHAHTLEAVNALLDAPLTPEDATLAAARAIGEAIHADWTGLVTAVNGAPTVQTAHHLPDTPPALLDFAAHLQEYQGVTSTLLDTTTPTYIEEYALHPNAIGIAVEAGLSAAAWLPLGRYDDTVFLLVAVRADRGRRHAWRASDRALLDAAGRSVRSALDRRTVQAAAERAARLDTLTGAGNRLSFEEDLNARIHSGAPFTLAAIDLDGFKSVNDTEGHAQGDKLLRVFTATLQSEISDAGRVYRPGGDEFALLSPLSAEEIEEIVDVAVVAARGVTTARVGASVGVTAFPDDGTTPDTLLRTADDRMYAVKRRRQALRDDTPGT; from the coding sequence ATGCCCGCTGCGCCCCGCCCCGAGAACGAGTACGCTCGCCTGCTCGACCTCGCGCGTTACGACATCCTCGACAGCGCCCCCGAGGAGACCTTCGATCGCCTCACGCGCCTCGTCGCCCGTACCCTGCGCGCACCCGCCGCCATCATCAACTTCGTCGACCAGTACCGTCAGTGGGGCAAATCCTGCTTCGGCACCGGCGACTCCACCGGCCCGCGCGAACACTCCTTCTGCGCGTGGACGATCCTCAGCGACGACGTTATGGTCGTCGAGGACGCCACCCAGGACGCCCGCTTCGCCGACAACCCGCAGGTCACCGGCGCGCCGCACATTCACCTGTACGCCGGCGCGCCCCTCATCACCCCCAGCGGTCACCGCCTCGGGTCCATCTGCGTCATCGACTCGCAACCCCGCACCCTCGACGACGACGACCGCCGCGCCCTGCAGGACTTCGCGGCGCTCATCATGGACGAACTGGAATTCCGCGTCCGCAACAAGGAACTTCAGCAGGAAGTCGGCGCGCAGGCGCAGGTCATGCGCGAACTGCGCCGCACCGCCACGCACGCCCACACCCTCGAAGCCGTGAACGCCCTGCTGGACGCCCCCCTCACCCCCGAGGACGCCACGCTCGCCGCCGCCCGCGCCATCGGCGAAGCCATCCACGCCGATTGGACCGGCCTCGTCACCGCCGTGAACGGCGCCCCCACCGTCCAGACCGCGCATCACCTCCCCGACACCCCCCCGGCCCTGCTGGACTTCGCCGCGCACCTGCAGGAGTACCAGGGTGTCACCAGCACGCTGCTCGACACCACCACGCCCACGTACATCGAGGAGTACGCCCTCCACCCCAACGCCATCGGCATCGCCGTCGAAGCGGGCCTCAGCGCCGCCGCGTGGCTGCCGCTCGGCCGCTACGACGACACGGTGTTCCTGCTCGTCGCCGTCCGCGCGGACCGCGGGCGACGCCACGCCTGGCGCGCCAGCGACCGCGCCCTGCTCGACGCGGCCGGCCGCAGCGTCCGCAGCGCCCTGGACCGCCGCACCGTCCAGGCCGCTGCCGAACGCGCCGCACGCCTCGACACGCTCACCGGCGCCGGCAACCGCCTCAGCTTCGAGGAGGACCTCAACGCCCGCATTCACAGCGGCGCGCCGTTCACGCTCGCCGCCATCGACCTCGACGGCTTCAAATCCGTCAACGACACCGAAGGGCACGCGCAGGGCGACAAACTGCTGCGCGTCTTCACCGCCACCCTGCAAAGCGAAATCAGCGACGCCGGCCGCGTCTACCGCCCCGGCGGCGACGAGTTCGCGCTGCTCAGCCCCCTGAGCGCCGAAGAGATCGAGGAGATCGTGGACGTCGCGGTCGTGGCCGCGCGCGGCGTCACGACCGCCCGCGTCGGCGCGAGCGTCGGCGTCACCGCCTTCCCGGACGACGGCACCACCCCGGACACGCTGCTGCGCACCGCCGACGACCGCATGTACGCGGTGAAGCGACGCCGTCAGGCCCTGCGCGACGACACGCCCGGCACGTAA